CCCAGACCGCCGCCCATCGGCGCCGTACCGGTCTCCACGTACGACTCGTGGACGACCGGCCCGCCGTTCTCCCACGTCAGGCACTCACCGGCGGCGATGTGCATGAGGTGCTGAAGCACGGCCCGGCCGACGTCCGGCCGCTCGTCGCCGACGGTCCAGAACATCTCGATGTCCTCGACGGTGTCGAGTTCGTTCGCGGCGTCGACGGCCAGCACGTTGCTCATGCCCGGCGAGGCGCCGCAGCCGATGTAGAGCGGGATTCCCGCCTTCTGCGCCTTGTCGGCGAGGCTCAGCGCGTGCTGGGTGCTCTCGACGTCGTCGTCGAAGTCGAGGTACGGCACCTTCAGTTCGATGCAGGCCGTGATGACGGGCTCGGAGGTACGGATGTAGGGGCCCGCGCCCAGGACGACCAGGGCGGCGCCCTTCACCACGTCGAGAAGGGCCTCGCGGTCGTAGAGGTCGAGCCGCCGGACCTTGGCCCGGCCCGCCGGCAGCCTCTTCACCAGCGGCTGCAGCAGCTCGGGCCGGATGTCGCACAGGATGAGCTCGAAGTCGCCGCCCGCTCGCGCGAAGCGCTCGATGGCCACCTTGCACATCTCGCCCGCGGCGCCGATGAAGACGACCCGCCGCGCCGTCATGCGACGACTCCGGCCTTGAGCACCACAACGTCATAACAGTGGGTCATGACCCGCTCCGTTCTGTTGTCGTCGCCGGGTACGCGCGGCGACCTCCGTGTCGCGGACGGCTGAAGAGCCGAAGGCGAGAGTTCGGTATCAAATCGAATTCGAGTTTAGCTGTCCGTCGACTGCAGTCAAGGTCTCGTTGTCAACGAGGCCGACTCGGGACTCGCGGCCGACAGGATGCGTCGGCCTACGGAAACGCCTGCTCGGCCCGGGTGGACTTGCCCTCGCAGCCGTGATGCGCGCCTCGGCGCTTGGCGAGCTGGGCGACGAGCAGCAGGCCGCGGCCACCCGGTGCGGAGTGGCGCCGTTGGTGTCGAACATTTCGCAGGTCAGGGCCGATTCGAGGACGAACCGCAGGCGGACGGGGCTTGCCGTAGGTGCGGGTCAGTCGTCCGGACGATCGCGCCGAGCGAGCCCGAGGCGCCGATCGCCGCCAGGCCGGCGACGCCGGCGCCCGCGACGAGCACCTTCGCGGGCGGCACCTTGCCCGCGGCCGTCACCTGGCCGGTGAAGAACCGGCCGAACTCGTGCGCCGCCTCGATGACGGCCCGGTAGCCGGCGATGTTCGCCATCGAGGACAGCACGTCCATCGACTGCGCCCGGCTGATGCGCGGCACGGCGTCCATCGAGACCGCGGTGAAGGGGCGGCGGCCCAAATCCTCGACCACCGCCGGGTCGAAGGCCGGGGAGAACATGGCGATCACCGTCGCCTCCGCCCGGACCCCGTCCAACTGCGCGGCACTTGGGGCGTTGACCCCGAGGACCACGTCCGCCGCCACCGCGTCACCGTAGGGCGACAAGACGTGCGCAAGAGCCGTTGCGGGCAGGAAGCCTTGCGCGCGGGCCGATGGCCGGTCCTCAGGACGCGGGCGTATCGAGCCACTCGTCGTAGAACGGCGGCATCGCGGAAGCCCGTTGGGTGAAGACCGGGGAGCGCTTCTCGCGGAAGGCCGCCACGCCCTCGGCGCCGTCGCCGATGCTGGAGTAGAACATGGCCAGGGATTCGACCCGGTGTGCGTCCTGCGGGTCGTCCAGGAAGGCGTTGCGGTACGTCATCTGGCGGATCAACGCGGTCGAGACCCGGGAGCGGCCGAGGGTCCAGCGGTCCGCCAGTTCGACGGCGCGCTTCAGGAGCTGGTCGGGGTCGTGGACCTCGGTGGCGAGGCCGGCCTTCGCGGCGGCCTGGGCGTCGAGGATGTCGGCGGAGTACAGCAGGTCCAGCGCTTTGGGCATGCCGACCAGGCGGGGGAGGAACCAGGTGGAGACGGCTTCGGGTGTGATGCCGAGGCGGCCGAAGACCAGGCCGAAGCGCGCGTCGGTGGACATCAGCCGGGCGTCCATCGCCAGCGTCATGGTGGCGCCGATCCCGACGGCGGCGCCGTTGATCGCGGCGATCACGGGCTTGCGGCAGGCGTGGATCGCGAGCGTGACCCGTCCGCCGGTGTCCCGGACCCGGCTGACGGCGGGGTCGTTCAGGTCGCGCAGGTCGGCCAGAGTGGGCGTGCGTGACTCGTCGAGCCCGAACGCGTTGCCCTCGGAGCCGAGGTCCATGCCGGCGCAGAACGCCTTGCCCGCGCCGGTGACGATGACGGCGCGCACGTCGTCGTTGTCGTTGACCTCGGTGAAGGTGCGCTCAAGTTCCCCGGCCATCGTGGGGGTGAAGGCGTTGAGGCGGCCGGGCCGGTCGAGGGTGACGGTGAGGATGCCGTCGTCGATGCTGTGGTGGAGGGTGGTCCAGGTCATGGGGGTGGGTTCCTGTCTCTGTGGTGCGGTGTCGGTGCCGGGGTCATCCGCGCAGGTCGGAGAGGCGGCCGATGATCTTCTCGGCGTCGGTCACGATGCCGCTGACGATCTCCTCGCAGGTGGCGACGGACTCGATGAGTCCCTGGGCCTGCCCGGCCCACCACAGGCCGTCGTCCATCTGTCCCTCCTGGAGCACGCGGGTGCGGCCGCGGACGCCGGAGGCCAGGTCGGCTACGTCGGCGAAGACCGCTCCGGGGCGGCGGGAGCGGGTGACGATCTCCTCGGAGATCGCGTTGCGCGCGACCCGGCCGGTGTTGCCGAACTCGCGGAAGACCAGCTGGGTGGCCCGTTCGTCGTTGGCGACGATCTGGTCCTTGACGTTCTGGTGCACCGGGGCTTCGGCGCTGGCGACGAAGCGGGTGCCCATGTTGATGGCGCAGGCTCCGAGCGCGAGGGCGGCCGCGAGTCCGCTGCCGGTGGCGAAGCCGCCGCTGGCGATGACCGGGATGTCCAGCTGCCGTGTGGCGGCCGGGATGAGGACGAGGCCGGGGATGTCCTCCTCGCCGGGGTGGCCGGCGCACTCGAAGCCGTCGATGCTGACGGCGTCGACGCCGAGCTTCTGGGCCTTGAGGGCGTGCCGGACGGCCACGGCCTTGTGGATCACCTTGACGCCATGGGCCTTGAAGTCCGCCACGTGCTCGGCCGGGTTGCTGCCGGCGGTCTCCACCACCGTCACGCCGCTCTCGATGATGGCCGCGCGGTACTCGGCGTAGGGAACCGGCTTGATGGTGGGCAGGATGGTGAGGTTGACGCCGAACGGCCGGTCGGTCATGTTGCGGCAGCGGGCGATCTCCGCCGCCAGTGCCTCCGGGGTGGGCTGGGTGAGCGCCGTCAGGAAGCCGAGCGCACCGGCGTTGGCCACGGCGGAGATAAGCTCCGCCGTGCCGACGCCGGTCATGCCGCCGCAGGCGACCGGGTGGTCCACCCCGAACAGTTCGGTGAAGGGGGTCGTGATCATGTGAGTCCCTCTTGATTCTGGTGCCGTCGTCGGTACGCGGGTGGTGGTCCCGTTGCGGCCGACAGGGCAATCCGTGCGCATGGACTTAGATGTGGAATCCAAGTCAAGTTTCGACTCTAGGGGTTTCCGCCGAGAACCTGTCAAGCTCTGTCCGGCCGGTGGTACGGGAGGGGCGCACCGGAGGCGCGGTCGGCGCCCTATGCCTTCACGGCATCGGTCTGCTGGGACTCGATCATGGCTCGCCCCGACGGCCTCGTGCTGCCCAGCCAGCCCAGAAGGAATGCCGTCGGTACGGAGATCACACCCGGAGTGTGGAACGGGTACCAGCTGAAGTCCACCTTCGGCAGCAGCGCGTAGTCAGTTCCGGAAACGGTGGGGGAGAAGACCGTCAGGACGACGCAGGTGAGGAGTCCTCCGTAGACGCACCAAAGGAGACCCCGGCGATTGAACCTCGGCCAGAAGAAGGAGTAGACCAGTACGGGAAAGACGCACGTCGCCCCCACGCCGAGGGAGAAGCTCACCAGGAACTCGACGGGATACCGGTGGAAGGTGACGGACAGCGCCATTCCTCCGACGCACAGGAGGACGACGGCGAGACGAACGGCCCAGATCTCTCCGGCTCCGGAGAGAGAGCGCCTGGTCCGGGTGAGGACGTCGTGCGTGAGGGAGACCGAAGCGGCGAAGGTCACGCTGGTCACCGCGGTCAGCACCGCGAGGAAGGCGACGCACGCCACGAGGGTGATGAGGACCACGCGCCACGTCGACGCGTGCCCGAGCACGCCGGAGGCGAGCAGGATGGGGGCTGCTTGTCCGTTCGCGTCGACCGCGCTGATCTCCTCGCTGCCGACCACCGCCGCTGCCGCGACCCCGGTCGTGGCGAGGAGGAGGTAGAAGGCGCCCGTCAGTCCCACCGAGAGACTCGTGGAACGTCGGGCCGACCTTCCGCTTCGTGAGGCGCCGATGCGGAGTACGAGGTGGGGCATCATCGCCGTGCCGAGGATCACGACGATGTGATCGCTGATCGTGTTCACCGGGCCGAGGTTCACCGTGTGCGCCCACAGTCCGGGGCTCAAGTACGTGTCCGGCGCCGTGCTCCGATCCGCGGCGGCCGACAGCATGTCACCCGGATCCCATGAGAACGTGTCCAGGGCCAGCAGGGTGACCACCACGAGCGTCGCCAGCGTGACGGGTACTTTGACGACCTGGACGAAGCTGGTGCCCCTCAGGTCGGCCACCGCGGCGAAGCACGTGATGAGACATCCCATCAGCACCGTGCAGGCCACCTGCGAGGCAGGACTCGACATGCCGATCAGGAGGGCCGCGCTGATGCCGGCGGCGCGCAGCTGGACCATGAGCAAGGGGACGGTGATGACGAGTGTCACGACGGCGGCCGCCGTCCGTGTTCCCGGACCGGACGCGCGCAGGGAGAAGAGACCGCCGAGTGTGTAGTGACCGCTGTCACGGATCCTCTGGGCGAGGAGGAGCAGCACTCCGAGCGCGAGGACGCTGTCGGCGATGACGGAGGCGAATCCGTCGTAGCCGAAGAGCGCGACCGCTCCCGGTGCCGCGAAGAGGGCGACGACCGTGATGTGCTCGCCGGCCAGCGCGAAGCCGTTGAAGACCGGTGAGAGGGAACGGTCGGTGATGTAGAGCCTTTCGGGGTTGTCGTCTTGGCTGGCAAGGGTGAAGACCCAGAGCAGGCAGAGACCGATGAAGACGAGAAAAGTACTGATCACGGGCCCCCGGGCGGCCGAGCCGACCGGGTCGACCGTGCCCCAGCTCAGGAGAAGCGGAGTCGTCACCGGCTCACCACCCCGGCTGCCGCGAGGAAGACGCTTCCGCGGTCCCGGCCCGGGGCGGGCTGCCGGCCGTGCCCGGCCCCGCCCCCTCGCACAGTCGCGTGGACCGGTCCTCGTACCACCACGTACTGAGGAGGAAGAGGGCGAGCTGCAGGGCGACCCATACGACACCGAGCGTGAGTCGTCCGTACACGGTGACACCGGCGATCGCGGGGGTGCAGGACAGCACCACCCCGATGGACAGGGGTACCGCGTTGACGACCAGGAACGTTCGCCGTACGCGTCGGCCGACGTCATGGGGGCCGACGCCTCGTGGCGAGGCGGGCGGACCGCCTGGGGGAACCGGGCTGAAGGGGGCGCGCAAGGAAACCTCCGGGCGCTGAGGAGTGGCGGGCGCGGCGGCCTCGTACGGGAGGAGCGAGCCGATCTTCCGGCGGGCGCGGGGCAGCCGTGATGTCCCGCTACGCGCCGGGCGGTAGGCCGTGAGAATCGCGCCGAGAGAGTCGAAGTTGATCTCGAATTGACTCCGAATTTATGCACAGCGAATCGTCCAGCGTCAACCGCCACGGCCCGTGGGCCTGTTGACCTGGGCCCGTGGCAGCGACCTGGCAGGCGTAGCGGCGACTTCGCCCAGTTGGCGTGACCACCCGGGCCGCAGCGTCGAACTGAACTCCGGCCGTGAGAGCCTTGACGACACTTGCCCAAGGGTTAAGCTCAAACTCGATTCTGAGTCGTCACGGATGGGCGAGTCGCTGTCCTTGGCGGTGGAAGTGGAACGGCGCGGCCCGTGGCCTGCTGCCACGTTGGGGCGGGTGACAAGCGCAGGCCCGTCAACGCGCGCTTCATGCCGCCCCGGCTTGGGCGAAGCCGACCCTCGGTCGGTCGGTGCGCCGGCTCGGTCGCCGTGGGGCCGGAGGGGCCCGGGGGGTCTGCATACCCAGGAGGGGGCGGATGCTCCGTGACGCGAGATCGGCGAGTCGCCGCGCTGGGGACGCTCGCGATTCGCCCCGGCCGGGGCGTCACCGTGAGCCGCGCTCGAGGAGGGCGGGTGCGGTGGTGCCCCGGTCTTCTACCACCCCGTCCACCCCGGGAGGGTCAGTTCCGCCCGGCACGCCTTTCGGCGATGTGGGTCTCCACGTACGCGATCACGATGCGGCGCGCTTCCCGGATCGTGGCGTCGTCACCTTCCGGTGAGTGCCGGAAGGCCGCGTTGAAGAGCTGGTTGCCCACGTCGAAGGCGAGCTGCACGACGAGGAGGGGCAGGTCGGCGGGAATGAGCTCGCGTGCGACCAGGAGCCGCCACACCCGCTCGGCCTGGACCTCGTCGAACGCGCGGACCTGCGCACTCACTGGCGCGAGATGTCTCTTGAACCACAAGGAGACGCAGCCGGGGTGGCTGCGGAAGTAGTCGAGCAGCGAGTCGATCACCGTGTCGACCACGTCAGGAAGCGTGCGCGGCCGCTCGTCGGCCAGGGCGGCAGCGAGTCGGGCGTCCAGTGCGTCGGCATGGCGTCGCAGTAGTTCGGCCCCGACCTGATGGCGGTGG
The Streptomyces roseofulvus genome window above contains:
- a CDS encoding saccharopine dehydrogenase family protein, which produces MTARRVVFIGAAGEMCKVAIERFARAGGDFELILCDIRPELLQPLVKRLPAGRAKVRRLDLYDREALLDVVKGAALVVLGAGPYIRTSEPVITACIELKVPYLDFDDDVESTQHALSLADKAQKAGIPLYIGCGASPGMSNVLAVDAANELDTVEDIEMFWTVGDERPDVGRAVLQHLMHIAAGECLTWENGGPVVHESYVETGTAPMGGGLGETLLYETAHPEPVTMHRRYPEAQRIRCLGGMDPAPVNGLVKGLGQAIESGRMTSDEAVDFMMSIVKSRFGTPVGWRHALGGMITQVRRGESGTGELLKFLGASAVRRRYTWRGGLLARVSGTRNGRPAVAVRRTPVSGPGAYLVASMATVTGTACAAFMVLALDEAGKRAGSFAPEDWAEPESFYNALERVGTPRYEIVESVR
- a CDS encoding crotonase/enoyl-CoA hydratase family protein; translation: MTWTTLHHSIDDGILTVTLDRPGRLNAFTPTMAGELERTFTEVNDNDDVRAVIVTGAGKAFCAGMDLGSEGNAFGLDESRTPTLADLRDLNDPAVSRVRDTGGRVTLAIHACRKPVIAAINGAAVGIGATMTLAMDARLMSTDARFGLVFGRLGITPEAVSTWFLPRLVGMPKALDLLYSADILDAQAAAKAGLATEVHDPDQLLKRAVELADRWTLGRSRVSTALIRQMTYRNAFLDDPQDAHRVESLAMFYSSIGDGAEGVAAFREKRSPVFTQRASAMPPFYDEWLDTPAS
- a CDS encoding nitronate monooxygenase family protein; amino-acid sequence: MITTPFTELFGVDHPVACGGMTGVGTAELISAVANAGALGFLTALTQPTPEALAAEIARCRNMTDRPFGVNLTILPTIKPVPYAEYRAAIIESGVTVVETAGSNPAEHVADFKAHGVKVIHKAVAVRHALKAQKLGVDAVSIDGFECAGHPGEEDIPGLVLIPAATRQLDIPVIASGGFATGSGLAAALALGACAINMGTRFVASAEAPVHQNVKDQIVANDERATQLVFREFGNTGRVARNAISEEIVTRSRRPGAVFADVADLASGVRGRTRVLQEGQMDDGLWWAGQAQGLIESVATCEEIVSGIVTDAEKIIGRLSDLRG
- a CDS encoding sodium:solute symporter family transporter, translated to MTTPLLLSWGTVDPVGSAARGPVISTFLVFIGLCLLWVFTLASQDDNPERLYITDRSLSPVFNGFALAGEHITVVALFAAPGAVALFGYDGFASVIADSVLALGVLLLLAQRIRDSGHYTLGGLFSLRASGPGTRTAAAVVTLVITVPLLMVQLRAAGISAALLIGMSSPASQVACTVLMGCLITCFAAVADLRGTSFVQVVKVPVTLATLVVVTLLALDTFSWDPGDMLSAAADRSTAPDTYLSPGLWAHTVNLGPVNTISDHIVVILGTAMMPHLVLRIGASRSGRSARRSTSLSVGLTGAFYLLLATTGVAAAAVVGSEEISAVDANGQAAPILLASGVLGHASTWRVVLITLVACVAFLAVLTAVTSVTFAASVSLTHDVLTRTRRSLSGAGEIWAVRLAVVLLCVGGMALSVTFHRYPVEFLVSFSLGVGATCVFPVLVYSFFWPRFNRRGLLWCVYGGLLTCVVLTVFSPTVSGTDYALLPKVDFSWYPFHTPGVISVPTAFLLGWLGSTRPSGRAMIESQQTDAVKA
- a CDS encoding TetR/AcrR family transcriptional regulator, with product MFEKKSTLQTPPRPARAQRRGIARRQAILDAAEALLGEQGYEAATLRGIGERAGIPVASVYHYFSHRHQVGAELLRRHADALDARLAAALADERPRTLPDVVDTVIDSLLDYFRSHPGCVSLWFKRHLAPVSAQVRAFDEVQAERVWRLLVARELIPADLPLLVVQLAFDVGNQLFNAAFRHSPEGDDATIREARRIVIAYVETHIAERRAGRN